In the genome of Henningerozyma blattae CBS 6284 chromosome 5, complete genome, one region contains:
- the ERG26 gene encoding sterol-4-alpha-carboxylate 3-dehydrogenase (decarboxylating) (similar to Saccharomyces cerevisiae ERG26 (YGL001C); ancestral locus Anc_4.126), with protein sequence MTSPTSVLLVGGSGFLGLHLIDKYYALQPRPEIHILDIRPIPRKINLKQFSFDPKDIHFHKGNLTSPEEVEDIIRKSKCEVLVHSASPIHGQESHIYTTVNVKGTRNLLDISKKLGIRAFVYTSSAGVIFNGQDIHNGDETWPIPEVPMDAYNETKAIAENMVLEANDEKSNFYTIALRPAGIFGPGDRQLVPGLRQVAKLGQSKFQVGDNNNLFDWTYVGNVADSHVLATQKLLDKTTCSKVSGESFFITNDTPSYFWALARTVWKADGHIDKRIIVLKRPIAILAGYLSEFFSKLLGKEPGLTPFRVKIVCAYRYHNISKAKRLLDYQPNVDIEEGIRRTLLWMDEGLE encoded by the coding sequence ATGACTAGCCCCACATCAGTACTATTAGTAGGGGGATCAGGTTTCTTAGGCTTACACctaattgataaatattatgCGTTACAACCAAGACCAGAAATCCATATCCTAGATATTAGACCAATCCCTCGAAAAATTAATCTAAAACAATTTAGTTTTGATCCTAAAgatattcattttcataagGGTAATTTGACTTCTCCTGAGGAGGTCGAAGATATTATTCGTAAATCAAAATGTGAGGTTTTAGTTCATTCAGCTTCTCCAATACATGGACAAGAATCCCACATTTATACTACAGTTAATGTTAAGGGGACACGTAATTTACTAGATATTTCGAAAAAACTTGGAATTCGCGCATTTGTATATACATCCTCAGCTGGTGTTATATTTAATGGGCAAGATATACATAATGGAGATGAGACTTGGCCAATTCCAGAAGTACCTATGGATGCCTATAATGAAACTAAGGCCATTGCAGAAAATATGGTATTAGAAgctaatgatgaaaaatctAATTTCTATACAATTGCTCTAAGGCCAGCAGGGATATTTGGTCCAGGTGATAGACAATTAGTACCAGGATTGAGACAAGTAGCTAAACTTGGCCAATCTAAATTTCAAGTGGGAgacaataataatctttttgATTGGACATATGTTGGGAATGTGGCTGATAGTCACGTCCTTGCGACCCAAAAGCTTCTAGATAAAACGACATGTTCTAAAGTCTCTGGTGAgtcattttttattactaaCGATACTCCTTCTTATTTCTGGGCCTTAGCAAGAACAGTATGGAAAGCTGATGGTCATATTGATAAACGAATAATAGTGTTAAAAAGACCAATTGCCATTTTAGCAGGCTATCTATCAGAATTCTTCTCAAAATTACTTGGGAAAGAACCTGGGCTAACTCCATTTAGAGTCAAAATTGTGTGTGCGTATCGTTATCATAACATATCAAAAGCTAAGAGACTATTGGACTATCAACCTAATGTAGATATTGAAGAAGGTATTAGAAGAACACTATTATGGATGGATGAAGGATTAGAATAA
- the TBLA0E01640 gene encoding uncharacterized protein, whose protein sequence is MSTASSTLKSSPFSQLPTEDILTVVLPRDRRWWLYYYLRFLNKSWIFRAIYITLISLLLLSWWTDSDELKVLYGFLLFFVAVFGSLISALLLSINRMKYLMGTEGQMKLLAEVTKYKPSLYIEKWDLIASHLNDYLYEMNAFPDREFFYNGKQCMHLFQGIVSTNNTLPNGSTDPEVQNFGKYLELAREVHKDSIDLYWASHYPELAIADLDQGASESNIENLDFITSK, encoded by the coding sequence ATGTCGACGGCTAGTTCCACTCTCAAAAGTTCCCCATTTTCACAACTACCAACTGAAGATATACTAACTGTGGTTTTACCAAGAGATAGACGTTGGTGGCTCTACTACTATTTaagatttttaaataaatcatgGATTTTTAGAGCAATTTATATAACTCTGATTTCGTTATTATTGCTATCATGGTGGACTGACAGTGATGAGCTTAAGGTATTATATGGCttccttttattttttgtagCAGTATTTGGAAGTCTGATAAGTGCTCTATTACTGTCTATAAACAGAATGAAGTATTTAATGGGCACCGAAGGACAAATGAAATTGTTGGCTGAAGTAACGAAATATAAACCAAGTCTCTATATAGAAAAGTGGGATCTGATTGCCTCTCATTTAAATGATTACCTTTACGAGATGAATGCTTTTCCGGACAGAgagtttttttataatgGAAAACAGTGCATGCATCTTTTTCAAGGTATAGTttctacaaataatacGTTACCAAACGGTTCTACTGACCCTGAAGTTCAAAATTTTGGCAAATATCTTGAACTTGCAAGAGAAGTGCATAAGGACTCTATTGATTTATATTGGGCATCCCATTATCCGGAACTTGCAATAGCTGATTTGGATCAGGGAGCTTCCGAATCGAATATTGAGAATTTAGATTTCATAACTTCGAAATAG
- the PMI40 gene encoding mannose-6-phosphate isomerase PMI40 (similar to Saccharomyces cerevisiae PMI40 (YER003C); ancestral locus Anc_7.147) has product MSDKVFRLDAGYQQYDWGKIGSSSAVAQFASHSDPSIKIDESKPYAELWMGTHSKTPSFNHETKESLRDIIASNPEQYLGKDIINKFQSTNEVPFLFKVLSIEKVLSIQAHPDKALGKILRAQDPKNYPDDNHKPEMAIAVTDFEGFCGFKPLDEIADELKRIPEFTNIVGEETSNEFINKIDINAKKGSKEDIENKKLLQAVFSKVMNADDEKIIENSKKLIKRAETSPSDFNKKDLPELLIRLNKQFPNDIGLFCGGLMLNHCSLKPGEALFLRAKDPHAYINGDIIECMAASDNVVRAGFTPKFKDVKNLVEMLTYSYDPVDEQKMKLEAFDKKSSGAGKATLYNPPIDEFAIIQTTFDKSLGKRQFNGLDGPSIMITTKGNGYVINGSQKLKAEPGFVFFIAPNTSVELEAEDSYFTTYRAFVEPTL; this is encoded by the exons ATGAGTGATAAAGTCTTTAGATTAGATGCTG GTTATCAACAATATGACTGGGGTAAGATTGGTTCTTCCTCTGCTGTAGCTCAATTTGCTAGTCACTCTGATCCAAGCATAAAGATCGATGAATCTAAACCATATGCTGAATTGTGGATGGGTACTCATTCTAAGACTCCATCGTTCAACCATGAAACTAAGGAATCTTTAAGAGACATCATTGCATCAAACCCTGAACAATACTTGGgtaaagatattattaataaatttcaatctACCAATGAAGTTCCTTTCTTATTTAAAGTTTTGTCTATTGAAAAGGTGTTATCAATTCAAGCTCATCCTGATAAAGCTTTGGGTAAGATTTTACGTGCCCAAGatccaaaaaattatccaGATGATAACCACAAACCAGAAATGGCAATTGCTGTTACTGATTTCGAAGGGTTTTGTGGATTCAAGCCATTAGATGAAATTGCAGATGAATTAAAACGTATTCCAGAATTTACTAATATTGTTGGTGAAGAAACTtcaaatgaatttattaacaaaATTGATATCAACGCTAAGAAGGGTTCTAAggaagatattgaaaacaagaaattattacaagCTGTTTTCAGTAAAGTCATGAATGCTGATGATGAAAagattattgaaaattcaaagaaattaattaaaagagCTGAGACTTCTCCAAGTGATTTTAACAAAAAGGATTTAccagaattattaattagaTTAAATAAGCAATTCCCAAATGATATTGGTTTATTCTGCGGTGGTTTAATGTTGAACCATTGTTCCTTAAAACCAGGTGAAGCTTTGTTCTTGAGAGCTAAAGATCCTCATGCTTATATCAATGGTGATATCATTGAATGTATGGCAGCTTCTGATAATGTTGTTAGAGCTGGTTTCACTCCAAAATTCAAGGATGTTAAGAATTTAGTTGAAATGTTAACCTACTCTTACGACCCAGTTGACGAACAAAAGATGAAGTTAGAAGCATTTGACAAAAAGTCGTCTGGTGCTGGTAAAGCTACCCTATATAATCCACCTATAGATGAATTTGCTATCATCCAAACTACTTTTGATAAGTCATTAGGTAAAAGACAATTCAATGGTTTAGATGGACCAAGTATTATGATTACCACTAAAGGTAATGGTTACGTTATCAATGGTTCTCAAAAATTGAAAGCTGAACCAggttttgttttctttattGCACCAAATACTTCAGTTGAATTGGAAGCTGAAGACTCATATTTCACTACCTACAGAGCTTTTGTTGAACCAACTTTATAA
- the TBLA0E01660 gene encoding DUF5314 domain-containing protein — protein MGFIVRTSKGLQIDLENNFTYIDGKKYYLIEEQQLDNKNNHKGIKKLSEKLENNQIISPFSFKGKLDTSETFHIWYRDIILHTSSVSTFWYQYLIRGDFRHDSLNISNEDENYIMLKELMSNTLIKLILNTCSKEYKNKLEVQFGSGLKSIDGHKVFIWIRKHMYFQDYTKIQEIIGELLDICVQVKCDKVKLEKYAKALVDEFKFLTRQEWALVSELDPQMAASTILSRGCYWGAVQKYLLNIIRSPKN, from the coding sequence aTGGGATTTATAGTTCGTACTTCGAAAGGTCTTCAAattgatttagaaaataattttacttATATTGATGGtaaaaaatactatttaATAGAAGAGCAGCAGTTAgataacaaaaataatcataaaGGAATTAAAAAGTTAAGCGAGAAGCTAGAAAacaatcaaattatttcaCCATTTTCATTCAAAGGTAAGCTGGACACAAGTGAAACTTTCCATATATGGTATCGAGATATAATCCTGCACACTTCTTCAGTCAGCACGTTCTGGTATCAGTATCTAATTCGAGGTGATTTTAGGCAtgattcattaaatatttcaaatgaaGATGAGAATTATATTATGTTAAAAGAGCTCATGAGTAATACTTTAATAAAGCTAATTTTGAACACATGCTCCAAAGAATATAAGAATAAGTTAGAGGTACAATTTGGATCCGGATTGAAGTCTATAGATGGTCATAAAGTATTCATTTGGATTAGGAAGCATATGTACTTCCAGGATTATAcaaaaattcaagaaattattggaGAGTTATTGGATATATGTGTCCAGGTTAAGTGTGATAAGgttaaattagaaaaatatgcTAAAGCATTAGTGGAcgaatttaaattcttaacAAGGCAAGAATGGGCATTAGTTAGTGAATTGGATCCTCAAATGGCTGCTAGTACCATATTATCTAGAGGGTGTTATTGGGGTGCCGTTCAAAAATATCTACTTAATATTATTCGTTCGCCGAAGAATTGA
- the NUG1 gene encoding RNA-binding GTPase NUG1 (similar to Saccharomyces cerevisiae NUG1 (YER006W); ancestral locus Anc_7.150), with protein sequence MRVRKRTSKRTSTRMKEGIKKKAAAQHRKERKLAKKDITWRSRSKKDPGIPSNFPYKTEILEAIEAKKMNDLHEKELAKQKRLEAKQQAIANGMDQDTMMDDDEEDDGQNGLAALVESAQQAAENYNEANNAQSQQNVDVTEYNIDFYSDSNEDASELEKSRKAYDKIFKTVVDASDVILYILDARDPEGTRSRKVEEAVLQSQGKRLILIVNKVDLVPPYVLEQWLNVLKSSFPTIPLRAAPGATNSSSFNKKLTQTATASALLDALKTYSNNSNLKRSIVVGVIGYPNVGKSSVINALTSCRGGSSRVCPVGNQAGVTTSLREVKIDSKLKILDSPGICFPSESTSKSKTQQEAELALLNAIPPKYIIDPYPSILMLVKRIANSDEMTNSFKTLYDLPPIPANDPETFTKHFLIHVARKRGRLGKGGVPNLASAGMSVLNDWRDGKILGWVLPKASRDTDEKTEDKKLTASSNAKTPAKTEQSVIVSTWSKEFDLDGLFSSLDNAISAQKEEDAEMQ encoded by the coding sequence ATGAGAGTTAGAAAGCGTACCTCAAAGAGAACTTCCACTCGGATGAAGGAAGgtattaaaaagaaagcTGCTGCCCAACATAGAAAGGAAAGAAAATTAGCAAAGAAAGATATTACTTGGAGGTCTAGATCCAAAAAGGATCCTGGTATCCCATCTAACTTTCCATATAAAACCGAAATTTTAGAAGCTATTGAAGCTAAGAAAATGAATGATTTACACGAGAAAGAATTGGCAAAACAGAAAAGATTAGAAGCTAAGCAGCAAGCCATTGCAAATGGTATGGATCAAGATACTATGATGGATGATGATGAGGAAGATGACGGACAAAATGGGTTAGCAGCATTAGTTGAATCTGCACAACAGGCTGCAGAAAATTACAACGAAGCAAATAATGCTCAAAGCCAACAAAATGTTGATGTAACCgaatataatattgatttcTATTCTGATTCCAATGAAGATGCTTCTGAACTTGaaaaatcaagaaaagCTTATGATAAGATTTTCAAAACTGTTGTTGATGCTTCCGATGTAATTTTATACATCCTAGATGCTAGAGATCCAGAAGGGACAAGATCAAGAAAAGTTGAAGAAGCTGTCTTACAAAGCCAAGGAAAaagattaatattaatcGTAAATAAGGTTGATTTAGTTCCACCTTATGTTCTAGAGCAATGGCTGAATGTATTAAAATCTAGTTTCCCTACTATTCCATTAAGGGCTGCCCCAGGTGCCacaaattcatcatcattcaACAAAAAGTTAACTCAAACTGCAACTGCTAGTGCTTTACTAGATGCTCTTAAAAcatattctaataatagtaatttgAAGAGATCTATAGTCGTAGGTGTTATTGGCTATCCAAATGTTGGTAAATCATCTGTTATCAATGCACTAACATCATGCCGGGGTGGTTCATCAAGGGTTTGCCCGGTAGGTAATCAGGCTGGTGTAACTACTTCTCTAAGAGAAGTAAAAATTGAtagtaaattaaaaattttagattCACCAGGTATTTGTTTCCCATCTGAGTCCACTAGCAAATCTAAAACTCAACAAGAAGCAGAATTAGCTTTACTTAATGCTATACCAcctaaatatattattgatcCATATCCATCGATACTAATGTTGGTTAAGAGAATTGCTAATTCTGACGAAATGACCAACAGCTTTAAAACGTTGTACGATTTACCTCCTATTCCAGCAAATGATCCTGAGACTTTCACTAAGCATTTCTTAATCCATGTTGCCCGTAAAAGAGGTAGATTAGGTAAGGGTGGTGTTCCAAACTTAGCAAGTGCAGGTATGTCAGTCTTGAATGATTGGAGGGATGGTAAGATTTTAGGCTGGGTTTTACCAAAAGCTTCTAGAGATACTGATGAAAAGActgaagataaaaaattaaccGCGTCTTCTAATGCTAAAACACCAGCTAAAACAGAACAATCCGTGATAGTTTCTACCTGGTCGAAAGAATTCGATCTGGATGGCCTTTTCTCTTCTCTTGATAATGCTATTTCTGCtcaaaaagaagaagatgctGAGATGCAATAA
- the PAC2 gene encoding Pac2p (similar to Saccharomyces cerevisiae PAC2 (YER007W); ancestral locus Anc_7.151): MRFQVGERLVLENEYCTVKYYGFIDAWPNIPTYGIEWDTVTRGKNSGSLNGKKYFSVSHTGAGSFIKETKLTRLVSKRYSFSNATKARYGDSLKSIGEIKFGSKAWEGYGFERLTERNNNISELETVVLHASSIYDTLLPDTKDASNNSEVIFLKTYCCNIKTLDLSSNLFHNFETICEIISYLPKLKKVDLSCNRFNEFPNFQFSNYNFERIENLNLSSCKLPQSILLNIIESFPNLKVLNLTDNDISDTVLEKINFPKTLKSLTLSNNLLHKFPKIDAHTLTNLKTLNIPSNKLERLDASQSNVLQNIDISDNKIKSMSFLDKLNEQFPNLLSLRCNVEDLFKITSDVKSDDYRDAKHIFMEIIARFNSINTLDGSMLDNNIRQDAELYFLSQVQHNKIKFPEGLRWKELCQKYNIKATNNKFKLLPKLDQSIIRLRIASDSNQLIKEEESIIVLESASIRYLKGIICRRLNLCIYNVDLSYKLSTGVVGKFDKEFYLIRDFNIQDNDLIIISLKSEGVKTK, from the coding sequence ATGAGGTTTCAAGTTGGTGAACGATTAgtattagaaaatgaatattgtactgttaaatattatggGTTTATCGATGCATGGCCAAATATACCAACTTATGGTATTGAGTGGGATACAGTTACTCGAGGGAAAAACTCAGGCTCGTTAAAtggtaaaaaatatttctcaGTATCTCATACCGGCGCAGGCTCTTTTATTAAGGAAACAAAACTTACTAGACTTGTTTCCAAACGTTActctttttcaaatgctACAAAAGCCAGATATGGAGACTCACTAAAAAGTATTGGCGAAATAAAGTTTGGGAGTAAAGCCTGGGAAGGCTATGGCTTTGAAAGGTTAACAGAACGAAACAACAACATTAGTGAACTAGAGACTGTAGTACTACATGCTTCGTCTATATATGACACATTATTGCCTGATACTAAAGATGCTTCAAACAATTCTGAggttatatttttaaagacGTACTGCTGTAATATCAAAACTTTAGATTTATCGTCTAACTTGTTCCATAACTTTGAAACAATATGCGAGATTATAAGCTACTTACCAAAGTTAAAAAAGGTGGATTTATCTTGTAATAGATTCAACGAGTTTCctaattttcaattctctaattataattttgagcgtattgaaaatttaaacctTTCTTCATGTAAATTACCTCAGTCAATTCTATTGAATATAATCGAGTCGTTTCCGAATCTAAAAGTCTTGAATTTGACAGATAATGACATTTCAGACACTGTATTAgagaaaattaattttccaaaaactTTGAAGAGTTTAACACtgtcaaataatttactcCACAAATTCCCCAAGATTGATGCCCACACTTTAACGAATTTAAAAACACTAAATATACCATCTAATAAGTTAGAAAGGTTAGATGCTTCTCAGTCAAACGTATTACAGAATATAGATATTTCAGATAATAAGATTAAAAGCATGTCATTTTTAGATAAATTGAATGAGCAATTCCCTAACTTATTGTCTTTACGCTGTAATGTTGAGGATCTTTTTAAGATTACTTCTGATGTAAAATCAGATGACTACCGAGATGCTAAGCATATCTTTATGGAAATTATTGCaagatttaattcaattaataccTTAGATGGATCTATGCTTGATAACAATATCCGCCAGGATGctgaattatattttttatctcaAGTACaacataataaaataaaatttcctGAAGGTCTACGATGGAAAGAATTATGCcaaaaatacaatattaaggcaactaataataaatttaagcTTCTACCAAAATTAGACCAGTCAATCATCAGGCTTCGAATAGCCTCTGATTCTAATCAATTGATCAAAGAAGAAGAGAGTATAATTGTACTTGAGTCAGCCTCGATAAGATATTTAAAAGGAATTATTTGTCGGAGGTTGAACTTATGTATATACAATGTGGACTTATCGTATAAACTATCAACAGGGGTGGTAGGGAAATTTGACAAAGAATTTTATCTCATAAGAGACTTTAATATCCAAGATAATGAcctaattattattagtctTAAATCGGAGGGtgtaaaaacaaaataa
- the RRD1 gene encoding peptidylprolyl isomerase RRD1 (similar to Saccharomyces cerevisiae RRD1 (YIL153W); ancestral locus Anc_5.709) — protein MESIPIYKLDSNCVFSAPTKQIFDSQGTQYFNRSIAFHRIQYFISKYTQLIQEENIPPTDYTSSNDTISGVSKIINDLIKLVEETPPLPGPRRYGNLSCRQWHKRVDDNINELFEKYLTISNTKFNKDQLFLELIYYFNASLGSPTRLDYGTGHELSFLAFIGALDMLNLLTDISGTDILFIFNEYYRLIRKLILNYTLEPAGSHGVWGLDDHFHLIYIFGSSQWCPENADMTEPSISEPKFKAPIKPVDILNKNLIEKFKSSNFYCQSILFILTVKTGPFPEHSPILFDIAKNVHNWKKVRSGLLKMYMVEVLNKFPVVQHFWFGTGFYPWINSSTLMKLPTYELAPDDNNTTYTINKPTDLSKSGSKKTLENMLNTDKEKIDPNSCVTTTINHGSNRAKQPTLSSSNISTRKQARIPNDMLRSSQMSSEGPTAPLERSTNMITGMNPPSSTSIRHSILRTNRNSRNNNDRTSNNLSRFRNNANDSK, from the coding sequence ATGGAATCCATACCTATCTATAAGTTAGATTCCAATTGTGTGTTCTCAGCACCAACAAAGCAAATATTCGATTCACAAGGTActcaatattttaatagatCAATAGCATTTCACAGAatccaatattttatttctaagTATACTCAACTAATTCAAGAGGAAAATATACCTCCAACTGACTATACTTCAAGTAACGACACAATTAGTGGTGTTTCAAAAATCATCAATGATCTTATCAAACTAGTGGAAGAAACTCCACCATTACCTGGTCCAAGACGCTATGGTAACTTATCATGTCGACAATGGCACAAAAGAgttgatgataatattaatgaattgtttgaaaaatatttaacgATATCAAATACGAAGTTTAACAAAGACCAACTATTTTTAGaactaatatattattttaatgcAAGCCTCGGATCTCCTACAAGATTGGATTATGGTACAGGGCATGAATTATCTTTTCTTGCATTTATTGGTGCGCTTGATATGCTAAATTTGTTAACAGATATTAGTGGTAcagatatattatttattttcaatgaaTATTACCGCttaattagaaaattaattctaaattacACTTTAGAGCCTGCAGGTTCACATGGTGTTTGGGGTCTTGATgatcattttcatctaaTTTACATATTTGGTAGTTCTCAATGGTGCCCAGAAAATGCTGATATGACAGAACCATCAATTTCTGAACCCAAATTTAAGGCACCAATTAAACCTGTTGATATTCTTAATAAGAAtctaattgaaaaatttaaatctagTAACTTCTATTGCCAgtcaatattatttattttaacaGTTAAAACAGGCCCATTTCCCGAACATTCCccaattttatttgacaTTGCTAAAAATGTTcataattggaaaaaagTTAGATCTGGGctattaaaaatgtatatGGTAGAAGTTTTAAATAAGTTCCCAGTAGTTCAACACTTCTGGTTTGGAACTGGATTTTATCCTTGGATTAATAGCTCTACCTTAATGAAATTACCAACATACGAACTCGCACCAGACGATAATAATACGACATATACTATTAATAAACCCACTGATTTATCTAAATCAGGAAGTAAAAAaactttagaaaatatgCTTAATAcagataaagaaaaaattgatccAAATTCATGCGTAACAACCACAATTAATCATGGTAGTAATAGAGCCAAGCAACCAACATTGTCTTCTTCGAATATCTCAACAAGAAAACAAGCCAGAATACCAAATGATATGCTAAGATCAAGCCAAATGTCTAGTGAGGGTCCAACAGCTCCATTGGAAAGATCAACTAACATGATAACCGGAATGAATCCTCCATCTAGTACATCTATTAGACATTCGATTCTCCGAACGAATAGAAATTCTaggaataataatgatagaACCAGTAATAATTTAAGTAGATTTAGGAACAATGCTAATGattccaaataa
- the PCK1 gene encoding phosphoenolpyruvate carboxykinase PCK1 (similar to Saccharomyces cerevisiae PCK1 (YKR097W); ancestral locus Anc_5.708) has protein sequence MCPARVSTTTSNTSINGTNINNYNGNPSLKKQKLSMEDQLLSQLNWDGSKDSSLINIKHNPSAAILYEDALKEPKTVISSSGALIAYSGAKTGRSPKDKRIVYEDGSKDNVWWGPVNKPCSEKTWQINRERTLDYLGTRSNLYVIDAYVGWDPRYRLKVRVVCARAYHALFMTNMLIRPTEEELKNFNEPDFTVWNAGGFSANSYTADMTSKTSVEINFKAMEMIILGTEYAGEMKKGIFTVMFYLMPIHHNILTLHSSANEGIEKKDVTVFFGLSGTGKTTLSADPNRLLIGDDEHCWSDHGVFNIEGGCYAKCIGLTREKEPEIFDAIRFGSVLENVTYNELNHKVDYNDCAITENTRCAYPIDYIKSAKIPCLANSHPKNLILLTCDASGVLPPVSKLTPEQVMYHFISGYTSKMAGTEQGVTEPEATFSSCFGQPFLALHPITYATMLAKKMDQYKSNAWLINTGWTGSSYSAGGSRCPLKYTRAILDAIHDGTLANENYETLPVFNLQIPTHVNGVPNEILNPENSWNSPANKNNISYNKAVNKLAALFVENFKIYQDKATDDVLAAGPQV, from the coding sequence ATGTGTCCTGCAAGAGTTTCAACTACCACTTCTAATACTTCCATCAATGgaactaatattaataattacaaTGGTAACCCTTCTTTgaagaaacaaaaattatctatGGAAGATCAATTGTTAAGCCAATTAAATTGGGATGGTTCTAAGGATTCCAGTTTGATCAATATTAAGCATAATCCTTCTGCTGCTATCTTGTACGAAGATGCTTTGAAGGAACCCAAAACTgttatttcttcttctggtGCTTTGATTGCTTACTCAGGTGCTAAAACTGGTAGATCGCCAAAGGATAAAAGAATTGTTTATGAAGATGGTTCAAAAGATAATGTTTGGTGGGGACCAGTTAATAAGCCTTGTTCTGAAAAGACATGGCAAATCAATAGAGAGAGAACTTTGGATTATTTAGGTACAAGAAGTAATCTATATGTGATCGATGCCTATGTGGGATGGGATCCAAGATATAGATTGAAAGTAAGAGTCGTTTGTGCAAGAGCTTATCATGCTTTATTCATGACAAATATGTTAATTAGACCaactgaagaagaattgaaaaatttcaacGAGCCTGACTTCACTGTTTGGAATGCTGGTGGATTCTCTGCTAATTCTTATACTGCCGATATGACTTCCAAGACTTCtgttgaaattaatttcaagGCAATGGAAATGATTATTTTAGGTACTGAATATGCTGgtgaaatgaaaaaaggTATATTCACCGTTATGTTTTACTTAATGCCGATTcatcataatattttaactttaCATTCATCGGCAAATGAAGGTATTGAAAAGAAGGATGTAACTGTTTTCTTTGGGTTAAGTGGTACTGGTAAGACAACTTTATCTGCTGATCCAAATCGTCTTTTAATTGGTGATGATGAACATTGTTGGTCTGATCATGGTGTTTTCAATATTGAAGGTGGTTGTTATGCAAAATGTATCGGTTTGACAAGAGAAAAAGAACCTGAAATCTTTGATGCTATTAGATTTGGCTCTGTTTTGGAAAATGTTACCTACaatgaattaaatcataAAGTTGATTATAATGATTGTGCAATTACTGAAAATACAAGATGTGCTTATCCAATAGATTACATTAAAAGTGCAAAGATTCCATGTTTAGCAAACTCTCatccaaaaaatttaattttattaacttGTGATGCTTCAGGTGTGTTACCACCAGTATCAAAACTAACTCCAGAACAAGTGATGTATCATTTTATTTCGGGTTACACTTCTAAAATGGCTGGTACAGAGCAAGGTGTTACTGAACCTGAAGCTACTTTTTCATCATGCTTTGGCCAACCTTTCTTGGCTTTACATCCAATTACTTATGCAACTATGTTGGCTAAAAAGATGGATCaatataaatcaaatgCCTGGTTGATTAACACAGGTTGGACTGGTTCCTCTTATTCTGCAGGTGGCAGTCGTTGTCCATTGAAATATACAAGAGCTATTTTAGATGCAATTCATGATGGTACTTTagcaaatgaaaattatgaaaCTTTACCTGTTTTCAATTTGCAAATTCCTACTCATGTCAATGGTGTTcctaatgaaattttaaaccCTGAAAATTCTTGGAATTCACCGGCCAATAAGAATAACATAAGTTACAATAAGGCAGTTAATAAACTAGCTGCTTTATTTGtcgaaaattttaaaatatatcaagATAAAGCAACTGATGATGTGCTTGCAGCTGGTCCTCAAGTTTAA